A genome region from Gloeocapsopsis sp. IPPAS B-1203 includes the following:
- a CDS encoding protein-glutamate O-methyltransferase CheR, translating into MNLPQAERDFERLLDYLKHSQGCDLTGYKRSTLMRRFQHRMRNINIDTYQSYLQYLQSHSQECRALLNDVLINVTCFFRDRDAWDYLAAEIIPKIIATQPNEPIRVWSAGCAAGQEICSILILLAEALGLESCLQRVQCYATDIDPAALREARQATYSEVEIAEVPPHFLQKYFEPTSQGYVFHPVLRRNIIFGLHDLAKNAPMSKIDFLMCRNVLIYFTPETQASILTRFHFALKDTGFLFLGKVETLTNRRHIFTPINLNQRVYGKGLDLELKDYLSINPKFRKNQEIEPSTPQNHFWQNAFETSPVAQLAVKLDGYLIGANEPASLLFGLTIDDWKRPFCELEPGKLIGSYASMSAFQCNHRSVALKDIEWRTANSTKYFDIAIAPVFNWKNQFLGITLTFFETTDYKQLNKKLEYTDLELTKVSQSLQLKESELDSILMELEAVYQEMQLLAQDIHQEN; encoded by the coding sequence ATGAATTTACCTCAAGCTGAGCGAGATTTTGAAAGATTACTAGACTACCTCAAGCACAGTCAAGGTTGTGATTTGACGGGCTACAAGCGCTCGACTTTGATGCGGCGGTTTCAGCATCGCATGCGAAACATTAACATTGATACCTATCAAAGCTACCTACAATATTTGCAAAGCCATTCACAAGAGTGTCGTGCCCTTCTAAACGATGTTCTAATTAATGTCACCTGTTTTTTTCGCGATCGCGATGCTTGGGATTACTTAGCAGCCGAGATTATCCCAAAAATTATTGCAACACAACCTAATGAACCAATTCGAGTTTGGAGTGCAGGCTGTGCAGCCGGACAAGAAATCTGTAGTATCCTCATCCTATTAGCAGAAGCTTTAGGACTTGAGTCTTGCTTACAACGCGTTCAGTGTTATGCAACTGATATCGATCCAGCAGCACTTAGAGAAGCGCGACAAGCTACTTACAGCGAGGTAGAAATTGCAGAAGTTCCTCCCCATTTTCTCCAAAAATATTTTGAGCCAACTAGTCAAGGTTATGTCTTTCACCCCGTACTTCGTCGCAACATCATTTTTGGGTTGCATGACTTAGCTAAAAATGCTCCTATGTCTAAAATAGATTTTCTGATGTGCCGCAATGTGCTGATCTATTTCACTCCAGAAACTCAAGCTTCTATTCTGACGCGTTTTCACTTTGCGCTCAAAGATACTGGTTTTTTGTTTCTAGGTAAGGTAGAAACATTAACTAATCGCAGACATATTTTTACGCCGATCAATTTAAATCAACGGGTTTATGGCAAGGGGTTAGATCTAGAACTGAAGGATTATTTATCCATCAATCCCAAATTTCGGAAAAACCAAGAAATTGAGCCGTCAACACCTCAAAATCACTTTTGGCAAAATGCATTTGAGACTAGCCCTGTTGCTCAATTAGCTGTTAAGCTTGATGGTTACTTGATCGGTGCGAACGAGCCAGCAAGTCTTTTATTTGGATTAACAATCGACGACTGGAAGCGTCCTTTTTGCGAACTTGAACCTGGGAAGCTAATTGGCTCTTACGCTTCAATGTCAGCATTTCAGTGTAATCATCGTTCGGTAGCTTTGAAGGATATTGAATGGAGGACAGCCAATAGCACAAAGTATTTTGATATTGCGATTGCACCCGTCTTTAATTGGAAAAACCAATTTCTAGGAATCACATTGACATTTTTTGAAACAACTGACTACAAACAACTAAACAAAAAGCTTGAGTACACTGATTTAGAATTAACAAAAGTTTCTCAATCACTGCAACTCAAAGAATCTGAATTAGATAGCATTCTGATGGAGTTAGAAGCTGTTTATCAGGAAATGCAACTTCTTGCGCAAGACATACATCAGGAAAATTGA
- a CDS encoding response regulator, translating into MSDEQVQQYFQAIQQQIATLQQKQMLIPLQEIMIALDELQLIYDEMQTSLEAAEVVEEELFRQNQRINARYYYYYDLFYSSPIAYIVTNASGVILEANQAIAQMLNVPQRYLIGKPFAVFVAESDRLIFYNKLNRLAQNSKVQHWQINLCPRQKEPFDAQLHISATCNISGCVEALQIGVYNMNLYQHNQFAPKLNSQEIFTADVKPLSQLPHLDGLQVLVVDDETDARDFITAVLESHGIRVTAVASTAAALEALETCHPDVLLSDICMPDGDGYSLIRKVRELEAIQGWHIPAVAFTAYLTEDREKALSAGFEAHLHKLAQPTELIAMVTQLTQQNHNAY; encoded by the coding sequence ATGAGTGACGAGCAGGTTCAACAATATTTTCAAGCGATCCAACAGCAAATCGCAACCCTGCAACAAAAACAGATGTTAATACCCTTGCAGGAAATCATGATTGCCCTTGACGAACTGCAACTAATTTATGATGAGATGCAGACGAGTTTGGAAGCAGCAGAGGTTGTTGAGGAGGAGCTTTTCCGGCAGAATCAGCGAATCAATGCACGCTATTATTACTACTATGACTTATTTTACTCTTCACCGATCGCCTATATAGTCACCAATGCTAGTGGAGTCATTTTAGAAGCAAATCAGGCGATCGCACAAATGTTGAATGTACCTCAACGATATTTAATCGGGAAACCTTTTGCTGTGTTCGTAGCAGAAAGCGATCGCTTAATTTTTTACAATAAACTCAATCGGCTTGCTCAAAACAGTAAAGTACAGCACTGGCAAATAAATCTGTGCCCGCGACAGAAAGAGCCATTTGATGCTCAATTGCATATATCTGCGACTTGCAATATCTCTGGTTGTGTTGAAGCTTTGCAGATTGGGGTGTATAATATGAATCTGTATCAGCACAATCAATTTGCACCAAAGTTGAACTCGCAAGAGATCTTCACAGCAGATGTCAAGCCACTATCGCAACTACCTCATCTTGATGGATTGCAAGTACTTGTTGTAGATGATGAAACTGATGCTCGTGACTTTATTACCGCTGTCTTAGAATCACATGGTATTCGTGTAACAGCAGTTGCTAGTACCGCTGCTGCGCTGGAAGCACTAGAGACATGTCATCCCGATGTGTTGTTAAGCGACATTTGCATGCCTGATGGAGATGGGTATAGCTTGATTCGTAAAGTGCGAGAACTAGAAGCCATTCAAGGCTGGCATATTCCGGCGGTGGCATTTACTGCCTATTTGACAGAAGATCGAGAAAAAGCACTTTCTGCTGGGTTTGAGGCACATTTGCATAAGCTAGCTCAGCCTACTGAGTTGATTGCGATGGTAACTCAGTTAACTCAACAAAACCATAATGCGTATTGA
- a CDS encoding phenylpyruvate tautomerase MIF-related protein, translated as MPLIKVQTSIDKLEQSQVQALLQNLSSTLAKHLGKPESYVMTALESGIPMTFAGTLEPVCYIEIKSVGAMKPEQTQKMSQEFCQYINQMLGVNKNRIYIEFADAKGYMWGWNSSTFG; from the coding sequence ATGCCTTTAATTAAAGTTCAAACATCGATTGACAAGCTAGAACAATCTCAAGTTCAAGCTTTACTTCAGAATCTTTCTTCAACTTTAGCAAAGCATTTGGGTAAACCTGAGTCTTATGTCATGACAGCATTAGAATCTGGAATACCAATGACTTTTGCAGGCACTTTAGAACCTGTTTGCTACATTGAAATTAAAAGTGTTGGTGCAATGAAGCCTGAGCAGACCCAAAAAATGAGTCAAGAGTTTTGTCAATATATTAATCAAATGTTGGGAGTAAATAAAAACCGAATCTATATCGAGTTCGCTGATGCAAAAGGTTATATGTGGGGTTGGAATAGTTCTACTTTTGGTTAA
- the dnaN gene encoding DNA polymerase III subunit beta: MKFVCNQSDISTNLSLVSRAVPSRPTHPILANVLLTADAQTGQVSLTAFDLSLGIRTSFLAVVETGGEITLPAKLLNDIISRMPQGELAIDDEGETPLGATITSTSGKYQVRGMGVEEFPELPVIENGEAIHLPVEALTEGLRGSLFATSADETKQILSGLHLSIEQETLEFAATDGHRLAVVQTINENAPIEADTAQLEVTLPAKALRELERMLGMLNDGAVLSLHCDRGQVVFEWENHRLTSRTLEGQYPAYRQLIPRQFEIQVSLERKFLLSAIERIAVLADQKNNIVKFTLDSANQELALSVDAQDIGSGRESMPAQISGDSIDIAFNIKYLVDGLKALPSSDIQMQINTPTSPVILTPLGGVKMTYLIMPVQIRT, encoded by the coding sequence ATGAAATTCGTTTGCAATCAAAGTGATATCAGCACAAACTTGTCACTCGTAAGCCGTGCAGTGCCATCACGTCCGACACATCCGATTTTAGCAAACGTACTGTTAACGGCAGATGCGCAAACAGGACAAGTTAGTCTTACTGCGTTCGATCTAAGCTTAGGTATTCGGACAAGCTTTTTGGCTGTAGTAGAAACAGGAGGAGAAATAACCCTTCCTGCTAAGCTTTTGAATGATATTATTTCGCGAATGCCACAAGGGGAACTTGCCATTGATGATGAAGGAGAAACCCCATTAGGTGCTACGATTACTTCTACTTCAGGAAAGTATCAAGTTAGGGGTATGGGGGTAGAAGAATTCCCTGAATTGCCAGTAATAGAAAATGGCGAAGCTATTCATTTGCCAGTAGAAGCATTGACTGAAGGACTACGAGGTTCTTTATTTGCAACAAGTGCTGATGAAACTAAGCAAATTTTGTCAGGACTGCATTTGAGTATAGAGCAAGAGACTTTAGAATTTGCGGCTACTGATGGACATCGCTTAGCAGTTGTGCAAACTATCAACGAAAATGCACCTATAGAGGCAGATACAGCGCAATTAGAGGTAACATTGCCAGCAAAAGCGTTGCGCGAACTAGAACGAATGCTAGGGATGCTGAATGATGGTGCGGTGTTGTCATTGCATTGCGATCGCGGACAAGTTGTTTTTGAATGGGAAAACCACCGTTTAACTAGCCGTACTTTAGAAGGACAATATCCAGCCTATCGTCAACTTATCCCCCGTCAATTTGAAATTCAAGTGTCACTCGAACGTAAGTTTTTACTCAGTGCGATCGAACGAATTGCGGTTTTAGCAGATCAGAAAAATAATATTGTGAAGTTTACGCTTGATAGCGCCAACCAAGAATTAGCTTTGTCGGTTGATGCACAAGATATTGGTAGTGGTAGAGAATCAATGCCTGCACAAATTTCAGGTGATAGCATTGATATTGCCTTTAATATTAAATACCTAGTTGATGGTTTGAAAGCACTTCCTAGTTCAGACATTCAAATGCAGATTAATACGCCAACAAGCCCAGTGATTTTGACGCCTTTAGGTGGTGTAAAGATGACTTATTTGATTATGCCAGTGCAGATTAGAACTTAA
- a CDS encoding SAM-dependent methyltransferase has translation MTQYQQLDSKAFISLSARLAAAMRSQETARCDRIFNDPFATQLVSAEAFAFLAQRKIKPEEEGRPYVVVRTRFFDNFLLAKQTPQVVILASGMDTRAFRLPWLVNTKVYELDQSEVLSYKNAVLKDVLSTCQRCAIAADLTQPWSHLPLLQGYRPNIPSIWLIEGLLMYLNLDQVDMLTTVSQLAVTGSWLGLDVINTRAIQSATDSDFRGYWRSGFDNPEALLANYGWKANVIQPGDEGAHFGRYTCKLPPRDVPNVERVFLVTAQKLPLLAAE, from the coding sequence ATGACGCAATATCAACAGCTTGACTCAAAGGCATTTATATCACTATCTGCAAGACTGGCAGCAGCAATGCGATCGCAAGAAACGGCAAGATGCGATCGCATTTTTAACGATCCGTTTGCAACCCAACTTGTTAGTGCTGAGGCATTCGCCTTTTTGGCACAACGTAAAATTAAACCAGAAGAAGAAGGAAGACCTTATGTTGTTGTTCGCACGCGGTTTTTTGATAATTTTCTGTTAGCTAAACAAACACCTCAAGTTGTCATTTTAGCCTCAGGAATGGACACGCGAGCTTTTCGGCTTCCTTGGTTAGTAAATACTAAAGTATACGAACTCGATCAGTCTGAAGTTCTCAGTTATAAGAATGCTGTATTGAAGGACGTATTATCTACTTGCCAAAGATGTGCGATCGCGGCAGATCTGACTCAACCTTGGTCACATTTACCATTATTGCAAGGATATCGTCCTAATATACCTTCTATATGGTTGATCGAAGGCTTATTAATGTACTTAAATTTAGATCAAGTCGATATGCTAACAACAGTTTCACAACTGGCTGTAACCGGAAGTTGGCTTGGTTTAGATGTCATCAATACTAGGGCAATACAATCAGCTACAGACAGTGACTTTCGGGGATATTGGCGTTCTGGATTCGACAATCCAGAAGCACTGCTAGCAAACTATGGATGGAAAGCGAATGTCATTCAACCTGGAGATGAAGGCGCACACTTTGGACGTTACACCTGCAAGTTACCGCCTCGTGATGTTCCTAATGTCGAACGAGTATTTCTTGTAACAGCTCAGAAGCTTCCTTTGCTCGCAGCAGAATAA
- a CDS encoding TRC40/GET3/ArsA family transport-energizing ATPase, translating to MRVILMTGKGGVGKTSVAAATGLRCAELGYRTLVLSTDPAHSLADSFDLELGHDPRQVRPNLWGAELDALLELEGNWGAVKRYITQVLQARGLDGVQAEELAILPGMDEIFGLVRMKRHYDEGEFDVLIIDSAPTGTALRLLSLPEVSGWYMRRFYKPLQKMSVALRPLVEPLFRPIAGFSLPDKEVMDAPYEFYEQIEALEKVLTDNMQTSVRLVTNPEKMVLKESLRAHAYLSLYNVATDLVVANRIIPEEVQDPFFQRWKENQQQYRYEIHENFRPLPVKEVPLYSEELCGLAALERLKDTLYKDEDPTQVYYKETTVRIIQDNNQYSLELYLPGIAKDNIQLSKTGDELNITIGNHRRNLVLPQALAALQPAGAKMEEDYLKIRFADSVKA from the coding sequence ATGCGTGTAATTTTAATGACAGGCAAAGGAGGAGTTGGAAAAACCTCTGTTGCTGCTGCTACTGGACTTCGTTGTGCAGAGTTGGGCTATCGCACACTCGTTTTAAGTACTGATCCAGCACATTCACTTGCCGATAGTTTTGACTTAGAACTAGGACACGATCCGCGACAAGTCCGCCCAAACCTCTGGGGAGCCGAATTAGACGCATTATTAGAATTAGAAGGCAACTGGGGAGCTGTTAAGCGCTATATTACTCAAGTTTTACAGGCGCGGGGACTCGATGGAGTTCAAGCTGAGGAACTGGCAATTCTTCCTGGGATGGATGAAATTTTCGGTTTGGTGCGTATGAAACGCCACTATGACGAAGGCGAGTTTGATGTCTTAATTATCGACTCGGCTCCAACTGGTACAGCATTGCGTTTATTGAGTTTACCGGAAGTTAGCGGCTGGTATATGCGACGTTTCTACAAACCTTTGCAAAAGATGTCTGTTGCATTAAGACCACTTGTAGAGCCATTATTTCGACCGATCGCAGGTTTTTCTTTACCAGATAAAGAAGTGATGGATGCGCCGTATGAGTTCTACGAACAAATTGAAGCATTAGAAAAAGTCTTAACCGATAATATGCAAACTTCGGTACGCTTAGTGACGAATCCTGAAAAGATGGTGCTGAAGGAATCGCTACGCGCCCACGCTTATTTAAGTTTGTACAACGTTGCAACAGATTTAGTTGTTGCCAATCGTATTATTCCTGAAGAAGTTCAAGATCCTTTCTTTCAAAGATGGAAAGAAAATCAACAGCAATATCGCTATGAAATTCACGAAAACTTCCGTCCATTACCTGTAAAAGAGGTACCTTTATATTCTGAGGAATTATGTGGTTTAGCAGCTTTAGAGCGGCTCAAAGATACACTTTACAAAGACGAAGATCCGACACAAGTTTATTACAAAGAAACTACAGTGCGCATTATTCAAGATAACAATCAATACAGCTTAGAACTTTATTTACCAGGAATTGCCAAAGACAATATTCAACTAAGTAAAACAGGAGATGAATTGAATATTACTATCGGTAATCATCGGCGTAACTTAGTATTACCGCAAGCTTTAGCAGCATTACAGCCAGCAGGCGCAAAGATGGAGGAAGATTACTTGAAAATTCGTTTTGCTGATAGTGTAAAGGCTTAA
- a CDS encoding DUF2358 domain-containing protein, whose translation MDIVEILKQDYQRFPANQTYSLYAQDVYFKDPLNEFRGVKKYQAMIKFIETWFIAPKMDLHDIHREGNTIKTEWTLSWNTPVPWKPRIAIPGWSELRVNQQDIITSHVDYWKCSRLDVIKQHLPTKNR comes from the coding sequence ATGGACATTGTTGAAATTCTCAAACAAGATTATCAAAGATTTCCTGCTAACCAAACATACAGCCTCTATGCCCAAGACGTGTACTTCAAAGATCCCTTAAACGAATTTCGTGGTGTTAAAAAATATCAAGCGATGATCAAGTTTATTGAAACGTGGTTCATTGCACCCAAAATGGACTTACATGATATCCACCGTGAGGGAAACACGATTAAAACTGAGTGGACTTTAAGTTGGAACACTCCTGTACCCTGGAAACCCCGCATTGCAATTCCTGGTTGGAGTGAGTTACGTGTCAATCAACAAGACATCATTACTTCTCATGTCGATTACTGGAAATGTTCGCGATTAGACGTCATAAAACAGCATCTTCCTACCAAGAATAGATAA
- a CDS encoding DUF4912 domain-containing protein, with protein MAKERPPLDEMTLRQLRRVASEYGVSRYSRMRKAQLLAAIQQIERTKVSVVPTRTLEAQEAVEAAKFELGQDDRTGGSLADVDEGLAELPDGYGESRIVLLPRDPQWAYTYWDIPNDHKEDLRKQGGQQLALRIYDVTDIDIDYQSPHSIQEYPCDELAREWYLPIPVSDRDYVVDIGYRCADGRWLVLARSAPVHVPPVYPSDWIEDHFITVSFEEDLRGQTVFELVPPAKRMATAGVQQDSNPIYDEIFGMAQGVEAQRVAGSLYGSMQQVPGSAQMVGVQSISSYVTASGMGMWAVPTMSGAGMSGVGMSGAGFSASAIPMRPRQFWLIADAELIVYGATEPDATVTIGGRPIKLNPDGTFRFQMSFQDGLIDYPIVAVAADGEQTRSVHMKFTRETPSRNTNTKEEAVPEWFA; from the coding sequence ATGGCTAAAGAACGCCCACCTTTAGATGAGATGACCTTACGGCAGCTAAGAAGAGTTGCCAGTGAATATGGTGTCTCGCGTTATAGCCGAATGCGGAAGGCGCAACTGCTAGCGGCAATTCAACAAATCGAGCGCACAAAAGTTTCTGTTGTTCCAACTCGTACACTGGAGGCACAAGAAGCAGTGGAAGCAGCTAAATTTGAACTAGGTCAAGATGACCGCACAGGTGGCTCCTTAGCTGATGTAGATGAAGGTTTAGCCGAATTACCCGATGGTTATGGCGAAAGTCGGATTGTGCTACTGCCTCGCGATCCCCAATGGGCTTATACTTATTGGGATATCCCAAACGATCATAAAGAAGACTTGCGCAAACAAGGCGGACAACAGCTAGCACTGCGCATTTATGACGTTACAGATATTGACATAGATTACCAAAGTCCACACAGCATTCAAGAATATCCTTGTGATGAGTTAGCACGAGAGTGGTATTTACCGATTCCTGTCAGCGATCGCGACTATGTTGTCGATATTGGTTATCGTTGTGCTGATGGTCGTTGGTTAGTTTTAGCACGTTCAGCACCTGTTCATGTACCGCCAGTTTACCCTAGCGACTGGATTGAAGATCATTTCATTACTGTTAGCTTTGAAGAAGATCTGCGCGGTCAGACTGTCTTTGAACTTGTACCTCCAGCCAAGCGGATGGCAACTGCTGGAGTTCAACAAGACAGCAATCCGATCTACGACGAAATCTTTGGTATGGCTCAAGGTGTTGAAGCACAAAGAGTAGCAGGTTCACTCTATGGCTCAATGCAGCAAGTACCAGGTTCCGCTCAGATGGTTGGCGTACAGTCAATTAGCTCTTATGTCACTGCCTCGGGAATGGGGATGTGGGCTGTACCAACAATGTCAGGTGCTGGTATGTCAGGTGTTGGTATGTCGGGCGCTGGTTTCTCAGCTTCGGCAATTCCGATGCGCCCGCGTCAGTTCTGGCTCATCGCAGATGCAGAGTTGATTGTTTATGGTGCAACGGAACCCGATGCTACAGTAACAATTGGTGGACGTCCAATTAAGTTGAATCCTGATGGCACGTTCCGTTTCCAGATGTCTTTCCAAGATGGTTTAATCGACTATCCAATTGTGGCGGTAGCAGCTGATGGCGAGCAAACGCGCTCAGTTCATATGAAGTTCACGCGCGAAACACCATCACGGAACACTAATACAAAAGAAGAAGCTGTTCCAGAGTGGTTTGCTTAA
- a CDS encoding cobyrinate a,c-diamide synthase yields MALIIAGERSGVGKTTVTLMLLAYLSQRLQVQSFKVGPDYIDPMFHQYVTKRPCRNLDLILTNDAYVKQSFKHHTQGVDCALVEGVMGLFDGATGIDDTASTAHIARLLELPVLLVIDCSRLSRSVAAIAHGYRSFDPRVKIAGVVLNRVGSDRHLQLLQEALESIQLPILGVLRRSDDLTIPDRHLGLVPTAEMTQLDQLIDKFAQLGETCFDWEQLLPLLKRVNGFSVTTEDEEKLASATHSISLRIAVARDRAFSFYYPDNLEILVQLGAEIVYWSPLTDPDLPENIQGLYFGGGFPEVFAQQLTENKSARVAVKKAIERGMPTYAECGGLMYLSQAIVDFECQSWSMVDIIPATAIMDSRLTLGYRRANVLQSPLFKTGTVIWGHEFHRSRLNEIPTEPLFELQGYNSSSLMLEGWQAYQVHASYLHLHFGGNIAIPQQFLQRCLKFRGSQLSEQD; encoded by the coding sequence ATGGCATTGATTATCGCTGGAGAACGTAGTGGCGTTGGTAAAACGACAGTAACGCTGATGTTGCTTGCTTATCTAAGCCAGCGGCTACAGGTGCAATCTTTCAAGGTTGGACCTGATTACATTGACCCGATGTTTCATCAGTATGTAACAAAACGCCCCTGCCGCAATTTAGATTTGATATTGACTAATGATGCTTATGTAAAGCAGTCCTTCAAACATCACACTCAAGGTGTTGATTGTGCGCTGGTAGAAGGCGTTATGGGATTATTTGATGGTGCTACGGGTATTGATGACACAGCCAGTACGGCACACATTGCACGGTTATTAGAGTTACCAGTTTTACTTGTCATTGACTGTAGCCGGTTATCGCGATCTGTAGCGGCGATCGCTCACGGTTATCGTTCGTTCGATCCACGAGTCAAAATTGCGGGGGTTGTTCTAAATCGTGTTGGTAGCGATCGCCATTTGCAACTTCTTCAAGAAGCACTAGAGTCAATACAGTTACCAATTCTTGGTGTATTACGCCGTTCTGATGATCTAACAATTCCCGATCGTCACCTAGGTTTAGTTCCCACCGCAGAAATGACGCAACTCGATCAATTGATCGATAAATTTGCGCAACTTGGAGAAACCTGTTTTGACTGGGAACAGTTATTACCACTTTTAAAACGAGTGAATGGTTTTAGCGTAACGACAGAAGATGAAGAAAAGCTCGCAAGTGCTACCCATAGTATTTCACTCAGAATAGCAGTGGCACGCGATCGCGCTTTTAGTTTCTACTACCCAGATAACTTAGAGATTCTGGTACAACTGGGTGCAGAAATCGTTTATTGGAGTCCATTGACAGATCCTGACTTACCAGAAAACATCCAAGGATTATATTTCGGGGGCGGCTTTCCTGAAGTATTTGCCCAACAATTGACAGAAAATAAATCAGCACGGGTAGCAGTAAAAAAAGCAATTGAGCGAGGAATGCCTACTTATGCCGAATGTGGTGGGTTAATGTATTTGTCGCAGGCGATCGTCGATTTTGAATGTCAATCTTGGTCAATGGTAGACATCATTCCTGCAACAGCAATTATGGATTCTCGCTTAACACTCGGTTATCGCCGAGCAAATGTATTGCAAAGTCCACTGTTTAAGACTGGTACAGTAATCTGGGGACACGAGTTTCATCGATCGCGGCTCAATGAAATACCAACAGAGCCTTTATTTGAACTTCAAGGATACAATTCTTCAAGCTTAATGTTAGAAGGGTGGCAAGCGTATCAAGTTCATGCGTCTTATCTTCACCTTCATTTTGGTGGAAACATAGCAATTCCTCAACAGTTTCTACAACGCTGTCTTAAGTTTCGTGGATCTCAACTCAGCGAGCAAGATTAA